TCTTGGAAATACGGCATTCAATGTGTATTCGCCACCGCTCCAGCCTGCCAGGACCCGCTTGACTAGTCCGTGCTCGACATATGATTTGACCATCACATCCGCACCGATGATCAGACCCTCTCCACATAAAAGAGCGCCTTTCCAGGCCGCCGGATCATTGGCAACCAGAATAGGATTGATGGGAAACGCACGTTTTCCAGTGCCGTCGTCCAGTGTCCATTGATAGTCATTGCCATTGCGGTTCTTGCTCATCGCGATAGTGCGGTGATGCCAAAGCTCATCAGGATGTGAGGGCTCGCCGTATCGAGTGATATACGCATTGCCCGCAAATACCTGTGTGGTCAGGACCCCCAGCTTGCGTGCGACCAGGGTGGAGTCGGGTAGATCGCCAATGCGCAGGGCCAGATCAATCTCATTGTCGATCAGATCGACCTGCTCGTTATTTAGCAGCATTTCAACGCGCACTTCAGGGTAGCGCATATGGAACTCGCCTAATAACGGAGCGATTTTGTCGATACCGATGGAGTAGGGGGCAGAAAACCGTAGCCAACCTCGCGGCCCGGCCTGCAACTGGCCGACGGCGCTTTCAGCTTCGTTCAGTTCGCGTGCAATGCGTTGCGCATATTCCACGTAAACGTTGCCCGCCTCTGTCAAACCCAGACGGCGTGTAGTGCGATGCAATAACTGCACGCCCAGCCTGGCTTCAAGCTCCTGCACTTTACGGCTGACCGTTGTTTTGGGCAGGCGCAGGGCCTTGGCCGCTCCGATAAAACTGCCGTGCTCGACTACCTTGCCGAAGATAAGTGTGTCATTCAGATCGTGAGACATGGGAATTGAATCCGAGAAAAACGCCTATATTAGCCCACCTGAAGGACAATCTTTCCCTTAATTCATGACTAATCAATTCAGTTGTTCACTTGTAGAGTATCAACCTGGATGCAGGGAAGTGCCCGAATGAGTTGCCCGTCATTGTCCAAGAGGCTGTCAACGCCACGGGAAGAGTTCACTTAAGCCTGCTGAAAAACTTTTCATCATTAAAAATATATTCAGGTTTAACAGGGGGTTATGTGAAAGCAGAACATCGTATCCGGCAGGTGGGGGCCGGGCCATTTATCGTGCAATCCGGAGCTTGGCTACCCGTTCCCCAATTCTCCTATCGCTACCTGGCTGAGGCTCAATGTCCCACTGCTGGGAGAAACTATCCCAGCAGAGGGACAATCGAAAACGGGATAATCCTGCCGCTGACTCCTGGTAGATCTACGCCTGCGCCACTGCCACCGATTCGTCGCCTTATTCCTTCTGCTTTAAACAGGATGTCGCCTTGATGTCTCATCACACTCGCTCCATTAATTTCGTCACACGGTCTCGTCGATGGCTTGCTCCTGCCTCCCTGGTCTTGTCGGCTGTTTTGCTGACGGCTTGTTATAGCCAGGCAGCATCTGATCAAGCCATGCCTGCTCCGTCTGTCAGCATCATGTCGGTAGCGGCTCAACCGATTCAGCCATGGGAGGGATTCACCGGCAGGGTGGCAGCAGTTGACTCTGTGGAACTGCGCGCGCGCGTCAGTGGCTACATTGATCATGTCGCTTTCACGGAAGGGCAAACTGTCAGCAAAGGGGATCTTCTGTTTGTGATTGATGCACGGCCATATCGTGCGGCCTTGGATCAGGCTCAGGCAGAACTGGCGCGTGCACGCAGTAATGCGCAGTTTGCGGTGACGCAGCAACGGCGGGCTAAAGTGCTGGTGCAGTCCAAGGCGATTTCTCGTGAAGAGTTCGATAGCCGCAATGCGTCGGCCTCACAGGCCTTGGCGGCTGTCCGTGCTGCTGAGGCCACGGTGGCGGCGGCGTCGCTGGATTTGCAATATACCGAAGTGCGTTCGCCAATCACAGGCCGTGCCAGCCGTGCTTTCCTGACGACGGGTAATCTGGCCCAAGCCAACCAGACGGTTTTGACGACGGTAGTGTCTCAGGACCCTGTGCATGTGCTGTTTGACGTGGACGAGAGTACATGGCTGCGCTATGCACGCCAAGCTCGGGACGGGCAACGCAGCACGACACAAAGCCCTGTTCAAGTTGGGCTGGCCTCGGATGAGATGTATCCGCATGCGGGCTATGTGGACTTTATTGATAACCATGTTGACCCCGCTACGGGCACCTTGCGGGCCAGAGCTGTGTTGCCTAACCCGGATGGCGTACTGACCCCTGGCCTGTTTGCTCGTGTGCAGTTAGGGGGTAGCCAAGCGTACACAGCCATGTTGATCGATGAGAAGGCGGTACTGACGGATCAAGACCGTAAGTATGTGTTGATCGTAGATCAGGACAACCGTGTTCAGCGGCGTGATATTGCGCTGGGGCCCATTGTTCAGGGACTGCGCGTGATCAAGAAGGGGCTGGCTGAAGGCGACCGAGTTGTTGTCAGCGGTCATCAAAAAGTTCCCATGCCCGGCATGGCGGTGTCGCCGACTTTGGTCGATTCGCCTGCTGTGGCCCAGCTTCTCGGCACGCCCGTGCCGCAAGCCGCCTCCGCACTCGCGGTGATGCCTGGCTGATTCACGTTCTCTTATGAGGTCGGCACATCGTTCAATGGCTGCCGATGCACAGGACATTTTCATGAATTTTTCAAAATTTTTCATCGATAGGCCGATTTTTGCGGCTGTCATGTCGATCGTGATATTTATCGGCGGGCTCATTGCGATTCCCTCCCTGCCAATCAGTGAGTATCCGGAAGTCGTGCCACCGGCCGTGATGGTGCGCACTGTCTATCCTGGCGCCAATCCCAAGGTGATTGCGGAAACAGTCGCGACGCCTTTGGAGGAAGCTATTAACGGCGTGGAAAACATGATGTACATGAAGTCGGTGGCGGGTTCGGACGGTGTATTGCAAATGACCGTTACCTTCGAACCCGGCACAGACCCGGATGATGCCGCTGTCAAGGTGCAGAACCGGGTTGCCCAGGCTCAGGCACGTTTGCCCGAGGATGTACGCCGGCAAGGGGTGACGGTTCAAAAGCAGTCGCCCGTATTTTTGATGGTGGTTCATTTGACCGCCGAAGACGATCGTTATGACACCTTGTACTTGCGTAACTACATGCGCCTGCATGTTAAGGACGCAATGGCGCGCATACCGGGGGTGGGGGATGCTCAGCAGTTTGGCGGGGGCGACTATGCCATGCGTATCTGGTTGGACCCGGACAAAGTGGCTGCGCGTGGTTTGACGGCCAGCGATGTTCTGCGTGCCGTACGTGAACAGAATATTCAGGTGTCGGCTGGTCAGCTAGGTGCCGAACCTATGCCAAATCCCAGTGATTTCTTATTGCCGATCAATGCCAAAGGCCGTTTAGAAAGCGTGGAGGAGTTCGGCGATATTGTGTTGAAGAGCGGTGCGGCTGGCGAGATTGTGCGACTGGCGGATGTAGCCCGGATTGAGTTGGCGGCGGGCGATTACACCTTGCGAGCACGTTTGGATGGCAAGAGCGCGTCAGCCATTGGTATTTTTCAGGCCCCGGGCGCTAATGCCCTGGAAATTCGCGATGCAGTTGTAGCCAAAATGGAAGATATCCGCCAGAAGTTGCCGCCGGGCATTGAGATCCAGTCCATTTATGACACCACGGTCTTTGTGCGTGATTCCATCAAATCCGTAATCACTACCTTGCTGGAGGCCGTGCTATTGGTGATTTTGGTTGTGATCCTGTTCTTGCAGACCTGGCGTGCCTCCATCATTCCTTTGCTGGCGGTTCCGGTGTCTATCATCGGCACGTTTGCGGTGCTGCATGTATTGGGATTTTCAATCAATACCCTGACGCTGTTCGGTTTGGTCCTGGCGATCGGTATTGTGGTGGACGACGCCATTGTGGTGGTGGAAAACGTTGAGCGCCATATCGAGAATGGCGAACCTCCCTTGCAGGCTGCCCATCTGGCAATGCGGGAAGTTTCAGGTCCGATTATCGCCATCACACTGGTGTTGTGCGCCGTATTCATTCCTATGGCTTTTCTGGATGGAGTCATTGGCGAGTTCTATAAGCAGTTTGCTGTGGCCATTGCTATTTCTGTGGCGATTTCGGGCTTGAACTCCTTGACCTTGTCTCCCGCGTTGGCGGCGCGATTACTCAAGCCGCATGACGCTCCCAAAGATGCCCTGACCCGTGGTATCGATCGGGCTTTTGGCTGGTTGTTTGTTCCTTTTAACCGCATGTTTCAGCGTAGCGCTGAGCGCTATCAAAGCAGCATTGGCCGTGTATTGGGCCGTCGTGGTGTAGTGATGGTGGTGTATGTGGGTTTGTTGGCTGCAACGGGCTTGATGTTCAATCTCGTGCCGTCTGGTTTTATCCCCGTTCAAGACAAGCAATACTTGATTGCGGGCGTCAAGATGCCCGAGGGGGCGTCTATTGAACGCACCGATGTGGTCCTCAAGCGTATGACTGAGATCGCCATGAAGGTTGATGGTGTGTCCAACGAAATCGCATTTCCAGGCCTGAATCCATTGCAGTTCACCAATACGCCTAATAATGGTGTGGTGTTCTATGTGTTGGAGCCATTTTCCGAGCGTAGTCGCAGCGCAGAGGATATTTCTGCAGAGCTGAATCAAAAGTTTGCTGAGATTCAAGAAGGTCTGGCTTTTGCTTTTATGCCGCCTCCTATTCAAGGTTTGGGTAATGGGTCTGGCTGGTCCCTGTTTATTCAGGATCGAGAGCAACTGGGCTACGGATCGTTGCAGCAGGCGGTTCAGGCTTTCCAGGGGGCTGTGGTCCAGACGCCGGGAATGGCTTATCCCATCAGCAGCTATCAGGCGAATGTCCCTCAATTGGATGCGGTGGTCGATCGTATTAAGGCCAAGGCGCAAGGCGTACCGCTGACCGAGCTGTTTGATACTTTGCAAACGTATTTGGGCTCGTCTTACGTCAATGACTTCAATATGTTTGGCCGAACCTGGCAAGTAATCGCCCAGGCTGATGGCGCTTTTCGTGCCAGTACTGAAGATATTAGCCGCTTGCGCACTCGCAATGATCAGGGCGAGATGGTCCCGATTGGCTCGCTATTGCAGGTTCAAAGTACGTATGGCCCCGATCCGGTTATTCGCTTTAATGGCTATCCTGCGGCTGATTTGTTGGGCGATGCGGATCCGCGTGTCTTGTCGTCAGGTCAGGCGATGGCGTATGTCGAGCAGTTGGCAAGTCAGGTCCTGCCGGCAGGCATGGGGATTGGGTGGAGTGACCTGAGTTATCAGCAGGCCAACCAAAGTGGTGCTGCCATGATCGTGTTTCCTATGGCGGTCTTGTTGGTTTTTCTGGTTCTGGCCGCTTTGTACGAGAGCTGGACATTGCCCTTGGCGGTCATTCTGATTGTGCCGATGTGCCTGTTGGCGGCTTTGTTTGGCGTGTGGTTAACGAACGGCGATAACAACGTATTTGTTCAGGTCGGACTGGTTGTATTGATGGGTCTGGCCTGTAAAAACGCGATTTTGATTATCGAGTTCGCTCGTGAGTTGGAGCAGGAAGGCTTGGATATTGTGCATGCTGCCTTGCAGGCTTGCCGTCTGCGTCTGCGTCCTATTGTGATGACGTCCATTGCGTTCTGTGCCGGTGTGGCGCCATTGATGGTGTCCTCGGGAGCCGGCAGCGAGGTGCGCGCAGCCACGGGTATTACCGTATTTGCAGGCATGGTTGGAGTGACGGCATTTGGCCTGTTCCTGACTCCTGCCTTTT
This genomic window from Alcaligenes faecalis contains:
- a CDS encoding LysR family transcriptional regulator — translated: MSHDLNDTLIFGKVVEHGSFIGAAKALRLPKTTVSRKVQELEARLGVQLLHRTTRRLGLTEAGNVYVEYAQRIARELNEAESAVGQLQAGPRGWLRFSAPYSIGIDKIAPLLGEFHMRYPEVRVEMLLNNEQVDLIDNEIDLALRIGDLPDSTLVARKLGVLTTQVFAGNAYITRYGEPSHPDELWHHRTIAMSKNRNGNDYQWTLDDGTGKRAFPINPILVANDPAAWKGALLCGEGLIIGADVMVKSYVEHGLVKRVLAGWSGGEYTLNAVFPRGHGQSPKVRVFVDFLLERLNLEIDYMSAYCPLMQKDEQASVAAAPPELKRRTSADDLQAIEIGKCIPEVATLP
- a CDS encoding efflux RND transporter periplasmic adaptor subunit, which translates into the protein MSHHTRSINFVTRSRRWLAPASLVLSAVLLTACYSQAASDQAMPAPSVSIMSVAAQPIQPWEGFTGRVAAVDSVELRARVSGYIDHVAFTEGQTVSKGDLLFVIDARPYRAALDQAQAELARARSNAQFAVTQQRRAKVLVQSKAISREEFDSRNASASQALAAVRAAEATVAAASLDLQYTEVRSPITGRASRAFLTTGNLAQANQTVLTTVVSQDPVHVLFDVDESTWLRYARQARDGQRSTTQSPVQVGLASDEMYPHAGYVDFIDNHVDPATGTLRARAVLPNPDGVLTPGLFARVQLGGSQAYTAMLIDEKAVLTDQDRKYVLIVDQDNRVQRRDIALGPIVQGLRVIKKGLAEGDRVVVSGHQKVPMPGMAVSPTLVDSPAVAQLLGTPVPQAASALAVMPG
- a CDS encoding efflux RND transporter permease subunit; the encoded protein is MNFSKFFIDRPIFAAVMSIVIFIGGLIAIPSLPISEYPEVVPPAVMVRTVYPGANPKVIAETVATPLEEAINGVENMMYMKSVAGSDGVLQMTVTFEPGTDPDDAAVKVQNRVAQAQARLPEDVRRQGVTVQKQSPVFLMVVHLTAEDDRYDTLYLRNYMRLHVKDAMARIPGVGDAQQFGGGDYAMRIWLDPDKVAARGLTASDVLRAVREQNIQVSAGQLGAEPMPNPSDFLLPINAKGRLESVEEFGDIVLKSGAAGEIVRLADVARIELAAGDYTLRARLDGKSASAIGIFQAPGANALEIRDAVVAKMEDIRQKLPPGIEIQSIYDTTVFVRDSIKSVITTLLEAVLLVILVVILFLQTWRASIIPLLAVPVSIIGTFAVLHVLGFSINTLTLFGLVLAIGIVVDDAIVVVENVERHIENGEPPLQAAHLAMREVSGPIIAITLVLCAVFIPMAFLDGVIGEFYKQFAVAIAISVAISGLNSLTLSPALAARLLKPHDAPKDALTRGIDRAFGWLFVPFNRMFQRSAERYQSSIGRVLGRRGVVMVVYVGLLAATGLMFNLVPSGFIPVQDKQYLIAGVKMPEGASIERTDVVLKRMTEIAMKVDGVSNEIAFPGLNPLQFTNTPNNGVVFYVLEPFSERSRSAEDISAELNQKFAEIQEGLAFAFMPPPIQGLGNGSGWSLFIQDREQLGYGSLQQAVQAFQGAVVQTPGMAYPISSYQANVPQLDAVVDRIKAKAQGVPLTELFDTLQTYLGSSYVNDFNMFGRTWQVIAQADGAFRASTEDISRLRTRNDQGEMVPIGSLLQVQSTYGPDPVIRFNGYPAADLLGDADPRVLSSGQAMAYVEQLASQVLPAGMGIGWSDLSYQQANQSGAAMIVFPMAVLLVFLVLAALYESWTLPLAVILIVPMCLLAALFGVWLTNGDNNVFVQVGLVVLMGLACKNAILIIEFARELEQEGLDIVHAALQACRLRLRPIVMTSIAFCAGVAPLMVSSGAGSEVRAATGITVFAGMVGVTAFGLFLTPAFYVALRKLASRSSVQRAQAPIQVSHD